Proteins co-encoded in one Metabacillus sp. KUDC1714 genomic window:
- a CDS encoding mismatch-specific DNA-glycosylase, producing MLDKMDHIKQDLRILFIGFNPSLVSGEVGHHYANKHNRFWKILYEAGITVRQYKPEEDFTLLNNGIGFTNIVSRPSRAAEEITSEEYKVGRIILRQKIDEYKPKIAFFVGKGVYLQYSQRKKADWGKQEHSIVEGVIDFVAPSSSGLVRMRIDDIISIYKDVTKYCQC from the coding sequence ATGTTAGATAAAATGGACCATATAAAACAGGATTTGAGGATCCTTTTCATTGGATTTAATCCTAGTCTTGTATCTGGAGAAGTGGGACATCATTATGCAAATAAGCATAATCGTTTTTGGAAAATATTATATGAAGCAGGTATAACTGTTCGACAGTATAAACCAGAAGAAGATTTTACGTTGCTAAACAACGGGATTGGATTTACGAATATTGTCTCACGGCCATCAAGAGCTGCCGAAGAAATCACTTCTGAAGAATATAAAGTAGGAAGAATTATTCTACGGCAAAAAATAGATGAATATAAACCTAAAATAGCCTTTTTTGTAGGGAAAGGTGTTTATCTTCAATATAGTCAAAGAAAAAAGGCAGACTGGGGAAAACAAGAGCACAGTATTGTAGAAGGAGTCATTGATTTTGTTGCACCATCCTCAAGTGGATTAGTTAGGATGAGAATCGATGACATTATTTCCATTTATAAAGACGTAACTAAATACTGCCAATGTTAG
- a CDS encoding M15 family metallopeptidase, with product MSHYVKISMILSLTVTLTACTSFSLPNGMPFSGNHEGQDIKQSGQRSEIENNLVISEEKQIDEDFLLESNFFNVVKQVDGDKIIENPTNILSMVNKEYTLPEEYEPTDLVAPNVEFSFGEEDIPKRYLRQEAAQALEELFSIAKNNGIELLAVSGFRSYSRQQGIFNVEKEDKGEEQALHAVALPGQSEHQTGLAMDVTSRSVNLEITEDFGESIEGKWVKENAHKAGFIIRYPKGKESITGYQYEPWHLRYVGKEKAAIIYKNGLTLEEYFQKVKKI from the coding sequence ATGTCGCATTATGTAAAAATAAGTATGATTTTGTCTCTTACTGTAACACTTACAGCTTGCACAAGCTTCTCACTTCCAAATGGGATGCCGTTTAGCGGAAATCATGAGGGGCAGGATATAAAACAGTCGGGTCAAAGAAGTGAAATAGAAAATAATTTAGTTATATCAGAGGAAAAGCAAATTGATGAAGATTTTCTATTAGAGTCAAACTTTTTTAATGTTGTAAAACAAGTAGACGGAGATAAAATAATTGAAAATCCGACAAATATTCTCTCAATGGTAAATAAAGAATATACTTTACCAGAGGAATATGAGCCAACAGACTTGGTTGCTCCAAACGTTGAATTTTCATTTGGTGAAGAGGATATACCGAAACGATATTTAAGACAAGAGGCAGCACAAGCTTTAGAGGAATTATTTTCCATAGCTAAAAATAATGGTATTGAATTACTTGCTGTATCTGGGTTTCGATCATATTCAAGACAACAAGGGATATTTAATGTTGAAAAAGAAGATAAAGGTGAAGAACAGGCTCTACATGCAGTTGCTCTTCCAGGTCAAAGTGAACATCAAACAGGTTTAGCAATGGATGTTACGAGTAGAAGTGTAAATCTTGAAATAACTGAGGATTTTGGTGAGTCAATAGAGGGTAAATGGGTCAAAGAGAATGCACATAAAGCAGGTTTTATTATCCGATACCCAAAAGGAAAAGAATCCATTACAGGATATCAATATGAGCCTTGGCATTTACGTTATGTTGGAAAAGAAAAGGCAGCGATAATCTACAAGAACGGGCTCACTTTAGAAGAGTATTTTCAAAAGGTGAAAAAAATATAG
- the deoD gene encoding purine-nucleoside phosphorylase, translated as MSVHIGAKENEIAETVLLPGDPLRAKYIAETFLNDVTCYNEVRGMLGFTGTYKGNRISVQGTGMGVPSISIYINELMQSYGVQQLIRVGTCGAIQKDVKVRDVILAMSASTDSQMNRLTFGGVDYAPTANFDLLKKAYDTGLEKGLNLKVGNVFTADMFYNDNAELEKWAQYGILAIEMESAALYTLAAKYDRKALSVLTVSDHILTGEETTSEERQTTFNDMIVVALDAAIKKD; from the coding sequence ATGAGTGTACATATTGGTGCAAAAGAGAATGAAATTGCTGAAACGGTATTACTACCCGGTGATCCATTACGTGCAAAATATATTGCAGAAACGTTTTTAAATGATGTGACTTGTTACAATGAAGTAAGAGGAATGCTTGGCTTTACTGGGACATATAAAGGAAACAGAATTTCTGTGCAAGGAACGGGTATGGGAGTTCCGTCAATCTCTATATACATAAATGAGCTTATGCAGAGCTATGGTGTACAACAGTTAATCCGTGTGGGAACATGTGGTGCGATTCAAAAGGATGTAAAAGTGCGGGATGTCATATTGGCAATGAGTGCTTCAACTGATTCGCAAATGAATCGCTTAACATTTGGTGGGGTTGATTATGCACCTACAGCTAACTTTGATCTTCTTAAAAAGGCCTATGATACAGGACTTGAAAAAGGATTAAATCTTAAAGTAGGTAATGTATTTACAGCAGACATGTTTTACAATGATAATGCTGAATTAGAAAAATGGGCACAATATGGTATCCTAGCAATCGAAATGGAATCAGCAGCCCTCTATACACTAGCTGCAAAATATGATCGTAAAGCTCTTTCTGTTTTAACAGTAAGTGACCATATATTAACAGGTGAAGAAACAACTTCAGAAGAGAGACAAACTACATTTAATGATATGATCGTCGTTGCACTTGATGCAGCTATAAAGAAAGATTAA
- a CDS encoding YodL domain-containing protein, with translation MVYSLLVKKRLNAYDITIFQTPKFGDKKGYEAVYRCFLEGNRHNDVLEKAFQTFNVADRMPPDYQARYVCTGDILLIDEGKKGQFYYKLHPEGWKQINRIHVR, from the coding sequence GTGGTTTATTCTTTATTGGTTAAAAAACGATTAAATGCATATGATATTACGATTTTTCAAACTCCTAAGTTTGGAGACAAGAAAGGGTATGAAGCTGTCTATCGGTGTTTTCTAGAAGGGAATAGACATAATGATGTATTAGAAAAGGCTTTTCAAACCTTTAATGTAGCAGACCGAATGCCCCCAGATTATCAGGCACGATATGTATGTACAGGTGATATATTATTAATTGATGAGGGGAAAAAAGGACAATTTTACTATAAGCTTCATCCAGAAGGATGGAAACAAATAAATCGTATTCACGTAAGGTGA
- a CDS encoding phosphatase PAP2 family protein, with product MIKWFIVSLFIFLLCAIIYPYEVIGSLDNNVTLFFEKVRSPLLNDVFLFISDIGSIKYMLPICFVIAVILLIRRKVIDVVFLFVMLYSVRQLNYQLKEQFLRERPSFNAVYEAAHYSFPSGHSMNSMAVYSFICYLLIRYLSNTNKQNKTLLISTITLIFLIGLSRIYLGVHYLTDVVAGFSAGFVWFIVLTTIIAKINQLFDKKRLF from the coding sequence TTGATAAAGTGGTTTATTGTATCACTATTCATATTTCTACTCTGCGCTATTATTTATCCCTATGAGGTAATAGGTTCTTTAGATAATAATGTAACACTTTTTTTCGAAAAGGTTCGTTCACCGTTATTGAATGATGTGTTTTTATTCATATCGGATATCGGATCGATTAAATACATGTTGCCAATTTGTTTTGTTATTGCGGTTATATTACTTATTAGACGGAAGGTTATAGATGTCGTTTTTTTATTTGTCATGCTTTATAGTGTAAGGCAGCTAAATTATCAGCTTAAAGAGCAATTTTTAAGAGAACGCCCTTCTTTTAATGCAGTATATGAAGCGGCACATTATAGCTTTCCAAGCGGTCATTCAATGAATTCCATGGCAGTTTATAGCTTTATTTGTTATCTATTAATTCGTTATTTGAGTAATACAAATAAACAAAATAAGACTTTATTAATCAGTACGATAACCTTAATTTTTTTAATTGGATTAAGTAGAATATATTTGGGTGTTCATTACCTTACTGATGTAGTTGCAGGATTTAGTGCAGGTTTTGTGTGGTTTATTGTTTTAACAACAATAATAGCTAAAATAAATCAGTTGTTCGACAAAAAAAGATTGTTTTAG
- a CDS encoding AAA family ATPase produces MKDYAKLPLFIITGASGSGKTTIVPHLRELLPEFDVFDIDEELLTNAVGDWQIVKNIWMRIASHIAKSNRMTILCGTQMPWEIKKCEDYKEFSQILFLNLHCDDRVREKRLLERGWSNELIKEHNQFAKWLIENADKEYEPPMVMIDTSNTSVNKVSIKVKDWVEKYAR; encoded by the coding sequence ATGAAAGATTATGCTAAGCTACCTTTATTTATTATTACAGGTGCTAGTGGGAGTGGTAAAACGACAATAGTGCCACATCTTCGAGAACTTTTACCTGAATTTGATGTATTTGATATAGATGAAGAATTACTCACTAATGCCGTTGGGGATTGGCAAATAGTAAAAAATATTTGGATGAGAATTGCTAGTCATATTGCAAAAAGTAATAGAATGACTATTTTGTGTGGAACTCAAATGCCTTGGGAAATTAAAAAGTGTGAGGATTATAAAGAATTTAGTCAAATTTTATTCCTAAACCTCCATTGTGACGATAGAGTTCGTGAAAAACGTTTGCTTGAAAGAGGCTGGTCAAATGAACTTATAAAGGAGCATAATCAATTTGCGAAATGGTTAATAGAGAATGCAGATAAAGAATATGAACCACCAATGGTTATGATCGATACATCAAATACGAGTGTTAATAAGGTTTCAATAAAGGTAAAGGATTGGGTTGAAAAATATGCAAGGTAG
- a CDS encoding PH domain-containing protein, with the protein MFKKLAADALGLSDIGTIIQPSDYDKTDADDYVMHEDNEKIYFLIKTKADEYCFTNLAVIHVDGASAASSKRTLNRYPYSQRKISGVALETAGKIDMDVEIKFSIGSETFDIDVRKDQIEQLKDLYKALIRISEITFENEIMLNMATQSLDKAVAVLQNARTDDNNLSDTYKGLTEFGFNWLSSAREQYHERDFGEVFEKYINN; encoded by the coding sequence ATGTTTAAAAAATTAGCTGCTGATGCATTAGGATTATCTGATATTGGAACAATTATTCAGCCTTCAGATTATGATAAAACGGATGCTGATGACTATGTTATGCATGAAGATAATGAAAAAATCTACTTTTTAATAAAAACAAAAGCTGATGAATATTGCTTCACGAACCTTGCTGTTATACACGTAGATGGAGCTAGTGCGGCATCATCTAAAAGAACATTGAATCGATATCCATATTCTCAACGTAAAATTTCAGGAGTTGCGCTTGAAACAGCTGGAAAGATCGATATGGATGTAGAAATAAAATTTTCAATTGGTAGTGAAACATTTGATATTGATGTAAGAAAAGATCAAATTGAACAATTAAAAGATCTATACAAAGCGCTTATCCGTATTTCTGAAATAACCTTCGAAAATGAGATTATGTTAAATATGGCAACACAAAGTTTAGATAAGGCCGTAGCAGTTCTACAAAATGCTCGAACAGATGATAATAATCTTTCAGATACATACAAAGGGCTTACTGAATTCGGTTTTAATTGGCTATCTTCCGCTCGTGAACAATACCATGAGAGAGACTTTGGTGAAGTATTTGAGAAGTACATTAATAACTAA
- a CDS encoding sporulation protein: MSFFNKVLASIGIGSAKVDTKLSQSSIKVGEEAEGIVEIKGGSIEQNIDEIYLTINTTYEKESDDKIIHKQAVISTIKLNEPFVIMPEELKTIPFKIKIPMDTPISTGSSKVWIQTGVDIKGSVDPTDRDMIDILPSDMVEEAMSVFSQLGFKLRKVKNEAAPYKIRKRLPFIQEFEFVPTSGPYYGKFDEIELIFFQIDETKLEVIMEVDRRARGLAGLFSEALDMDESLIQFTIQDYELPTIKATFNDVLMKHS; the protein is encoded by the coding sequence ATGTCATTTTTTAACAAGGTTTTGGCTAGTATTGGAATTGGATCAGCTAAGGTAGATACAAAGCTTTCCCAATCTTCAATTAAAGTAGGAGAGGAAGCAGAAGGAATTGTTGAGATTAAAGGTGGTAGCATCGAACAAAATATTGATGAAATCTACTTAACTATCAATACTACATATGAAAAAGAATCTGATGATAAAATCATTCATAAACAAGCTGTTATTTCAACAATTAAGCTAAATGAGCCCTTTGTTATAATGCCAGAAGAATTAAAAACCATTCCTTTTAAAATTAAAATCCCGATGGATACTCCAATAAGTACCGGTTCCTCAAAAGTTTGGATTCAAACTGGAGTAGATATAAAAGGCTCAGTTGATCCAACAGACCGCGATATGATTGACATTTTGCCAAGTGATATGGTCGAGGAAGCAATGAGCGTATTTTCACAACTCGGTTTTAAATTAAGAAAGGTTAAAAATGAAGCAGCTCCCTATAAAATTCGTAAAAGGTTACCGTTTATTCAAGAATTCGAGTTTGTTCCAACTTCAGGTCCTTATTATGGTAAATTCGATGAGATTGAGTTGATCTTCTTTCAAATTGATGAAACTAAACTAGAAGTAATTATGGAAGTGGATCGTCGCGCAAGGGGACTAGCAGGTTTGTTCTCAGAAGCATTAGATATGGATGAATCATTGATTCAATTTACCATACAAGATTATGAACTTCCTACAATTAAAGCTACCTTCAATGATGTACTAATGAAGCATAGTTAA
- a CDS encoding serine/threonine protein kinase, with translation MKRIYSKLIEVSEKPLKTAELIGGKYIVVNLLGKGSYGYTYLVNDQQGNLLVLKQLRKYKMLEESGRNSFKREANILKTLNCSAFPTFYEHFEENNKQFIVMEHKKGSTFEEIIFRENISYTESSAFNELYHILHLVKYIHELGFIHRDLRIPNILKNDKEYFIIDFGLARKLEDQTSLIEKKVNHLEKQLYREIAFKSDFYALGHFLLFLLYSSFEPISKKKRSWEEELQLTPIAKKVLRKMLQLDEPYAEVQLLINDVKECI, from the coding sequence ATGAAGAGGATTTACTCAAAGCTAATAGAAGTTAGTGAAAAACCTTTAAAGACTGCAGAACTTATTGGTGGGAAATATATTGTTGTAAATTTGCTCGGAAAAGGAAGCTATGGTTACACGTATTTAGTGAATGATCAACAAGGAAATCTTCTTGTATTGAAACAATTACGGAAGTACAAAATGCTTGAAGAATCAGGTCGGAATTCATTTAAACGTGAGGCAAATATATTAAAAACTTTAAATTGTTCAGCATTTCCGACCTTTTATGAACATTTTGAAGAGAATAACAAACAATTTATTGTAATGGAGCATAAAAAGGGAAGTACATTTGAAGAAATAATCTTCCGTGAAAACATTTCATATACTGAATCTTCAGCTTTCAATGAGCTTTACCATATCTTACATTTGGTAAAATATATTCATGAACTCGGGTTTATACATCGGGATTTAAGAATTCCGAACATACTAAAAAATGATAAAGAATACTTTATTATTGATTTTGGACTTGCAAGAAAGCTAGAAGATCAAACAAGTCTAATTGAGAAAAAAGTCAATCATCTCGAAAAGCAATTGTACCGGGAAATTGCCTTTAAAAGTGATTTTTACGCTTTAGGACATTTTTTATTGTTTTTACTTTATTCGTCTTTTGAACCAATTTCTAAGAAAAAAAGAAGCTGGGAAGAAGAATTACAACTTACACCCATCGCAAAAAAAGTATTAAGAAAAATGCTTCAACTGGATGAACCGTATGCAGAGGTCCAATTATTAATAAATGATGTAAAAGAATGCATTTAA
- a CDS encoding DUF2515 family protein, which translates to MLGLLKTFAPNPKEYPTVQESERIKLYEEINQSLNNLTPVFTTQTERNLIREIYKETEQHNVNNLTRTEAYLRFFSKHKEIHWSFLAHMVSRNGGYSMTDLKSSLVSHFFDNEKRQIMFDFLERANALIFYDAYPQLLLYEKSKNENRSYFHLLPAFHISKFMIPIWNYFLSSSNSSLLTLALITNEQNYVEKHLMSSQTTKNKIFHTLPYVLQEKMGLTHVIFPYKRYPFLRYYKLSGIEVHEFSSVSERIQIGKQLYSILFSKHQYNSIYSFANYFGHSGSRSDYWPHLYTKDNHHVHKIYSPSLPHAWNDVSHSFPTKQDWFTDIAQIKSFEIGITMNETDITKDVKRDLNMLLALGKLKLTKHKIG; encoded by the coding sequence ATGTTGGGACTATTAAAAACATTTGCTCCGAATCCAAAGGAATACCCTACAGTACAAGAATCTGAACGGATAAAGCTTTACGAAGAGATAAATCAATCATTAAATAATCTAACTCCTGTCTTCACAACACAAACTGAGCGTAATTTAATTAGAGAAATTTACAAGGAAACAGAACAACATAATGTTAATAATTTAACTAGAACAGAAGCATATCTCCGTTTTTTTTCCAAACATAAAGAAATTCATTGGTCATTTCTTGCTCATATGGTGTCTCGTAATGGTGGATACAGTATGACCGACTTAAAAAGCTCGTTGGTCAGCCATTTTTTTGACAATGAGAAAAGGCAGATAATGTTCGACTTTTTAGAGAGAGCAAATGCGCTAATTTTTTATGATGCATATCCCCAATTACTTTTATACGAAAAAAGCAAGAATGAAAACAGATCATACTTTCACTTACTACCCGCTTTTCATATTTCAAAATTTATGATTCCTATCTGGAACTACTTTCTTTCGTCCTCAAATTCTAGCTTATTAACCTTAGCTCTCATTACAAATGAACAAAATTATGTAGAAAAACACTTAATGTCTTCGCAAACAACGAAAAATAAAATCTTTCATACATTACCATATGTTTTGCAGGAAAAAATGGGTCTTACACATGTAATATTCCCTTATAAACGATATCCATTTTTAAGGTATTATAAACTTTCAGGAATTGAAGTTCATGAATTTTCCTCAGTGTCTGAACGAATTCAAATTGGAAAGCAGCTGTATTCAATTCTGTTTTCTAAGCATCAATATAATTCAATATATAGCTTTGCCAATTACTTTGGCCATAGTGGTTCAAGAAGTGACTATTGGCCACATTTATATACAAAGGATAATCATCATGTTCATAAGATCTATAGTCCTTCATTGCCACATGCATGGAACGATGTATCACATTCATTTCCTACAAAACAAGATTGGTTTACAGATATAGCTCAAATAAAATCTTTCGAAATTGGCATAACGATGAATGAAACAGACATAACAAAGGATGTCAAACGTGATTTAAACATGTTATTGGCGCTTGGTAAATTAAAGTTAACTAAACACAAGATTGGCTAG
- a CDS encoding YozD family protein → MKEIEVIIDTEEIAEFFYNELTKRGYVPGESELEELADITFDYLLNKCIIDEDLDFENED, encoded by the coding sequence GTGAAGGAAATTGAAGTGATTATTGATACAGAGGAGATTGCGGAGTTCTTTTACAATGAGCTCACAAAAAGAGGGTATGTTCCTGGTGAAAGTGAGCTAGAAGAACTAGCGGATATTACGTTTGATTACCTTCTAAACAAATGCATTATTGATGAAGATTTAGATTTTGAGAATGAAGATTAA
- a CDS encoding YozE family protein, with the protein MKSFYHYLMKYRHPKPKDDIAKFANDAYLDHGFPRNSDRYDELSSYLEMNGHYLKSMSVFDDAWDRYQNEILKQI; encoded by the coding sequence TTGAAGTCCTTTTATCATTATTTAATGAAATATCGTCATCCTAAGCCAAAGGATGATATTGCAAAATTTGCAAATGATGCATATCTTGATCATGGTTTTCCTAGAAATTCTGATCGCTATGATGAGTTAAGCTCATATTTAGAGATGAATGGGCATTACTTAAAAAGTATGTCAGTATTTGATGATGCATGGGATCGTTATCAAAATGAAATCCTAAAACAAATATAA
- a CDS encoding YjcZ family sporulation protein, producing the protein MHCYYDHGYPCGNVGYGTGNSFVLIVVLFILLIIVGAAYVR; encoded by the coding sequence ATGCATTGCTACTATGATCACGGATATCCTTGTGGAAACGTTGGGTACGGTACTGGTAATAGCTTCGTTTTAATTGTTGTCCTTTTCATCTTGTTAATTATCGTAGGTGCGGCTTACGTACGATAA
- a CDS encoding VOC family protein, with protein MTVLGFEHVGIQVANIERSITFYQEVVGLTLIDQFLHTDGDKKLAFLGVNEEIIVEFIEGYNADLPAEGKVHHVAFKVENIEKEQKRLDEAGVEWISKDITVLPNGAKYIFFRGPDQEWIEFFEK; from the coding sequence ATGACTGTTCTTGGCTTTGAACATGTAGGAATACAAGTAGCAAATATTGAAAGATCAATTACATTTTATCAAGAAGTTGTTGGATTAACGTTAATTGATCAATTTTTACATACTGATGGGGATAAAAAGCTTGCTTTTTTAGGTGTAAATGAGGAAATTATTGTTGAATTTATTGAGGGGTATAATGCCGATCTTCCTGCTGAAGGGAAGGTTCATCATGTTGCATTCAAAGTTGAAAATATTGAGAAGGAACAAAAGAGACTTGATGAAGCAGGTGTTGAATGGATTAGCAAAGATATTACAGTCCTTCCAAATGGCGCAAAATACATTTTTTTTAGAGGTCCTGATCAGGAATGGATCGAGTTCTTTGAAAAGTAA
- the msrB gene encoding peptide-methionine (R)-S-oxide reductase MsrB, with product MSKDKLELATFAGGCFWCMVQPFDELPGIVSVISGYTGGEKENPTYEEVCSNTTGHLEAVQITFQPEIFPYESLLELFWQQIDPTDAGGQFHDRGESYKTAIFYHSEEQKQLAEKSKQLLEESGRFSKPIVTMIVEAKPFYPAEGYHQDFYKKSTARYKQYRTGSGRDKFIEQYWKGKDQHALKEVLSPIQFEVTQNNGTEPPFRNEFWNHEEDGIYVDIVSGKPLFSSTDKYDAGCGWPSFTKPIVELEVIEKMDTTHGMLRTEVRSKTADSHLGHVFNDGPGPNGLRYCINSAALRFIPKEDLEREGYGQYTRLFE from the coding sequence ATGAGTAAGGACAAATTAGAATTAGCGACATTTGCTGGGGGATGTTTCTGGTGTATGGTACAACCATTCGATGAACTTCCAGGGATTGTAAGTGTGATATCTGGCTATACCGGTGGAGAAAAAGAAAATCCTACCTATGAAGAAGTTTGTTCTAATACTACAGGACATCTCGAAGCAGTTCAAATTACATTTCAGCCTGAAATTTTTCCATATGAAAGCCTATTAGAATTGTTTTGGCAGCAAATTGACCCTACAGATGCAGGCGGTCAATTTCACGATCGTGGGGAATCTTATAAAACTGCGATTTTCTATCATTCAGAGGAACAGAAACAGTTAGCTGAAAAATCAAAGCAATTACTAGAGGAAAGTGGAAGATTTTCAAAACCAATCGTTACAATGATAGTAGAAGCAAAGCCATTTTATCCAGCAGAGGGTTATCATCAAGATTTTTATAAAAAAAGTACTGCTAGATATAAGCAATATCGGACTGGTTCAGGTAGAGATAAATTCATTGAACAGTATTGGAAAGGCAAAGATCAACATGCATTAAAAGAAGTATTAAGCCCAATTCAATTTGAAGTAACACAAAATAACGGAACTGAGCCACCTTTCCGAAATGAGTTTTGGAATCATGAGGAAGATGGCATTTATGTTGATATTGTTTCTGGAAAACCATTATTTAGCTCGACAGATAAATATGATGCAGGTTGTGGGTGGCCAAGCTTCACAAAACCGATCGTGGAATTAGAAGTGATTGAGAAAATGGATACAACACATGGCATGCTTCGGACAGAGGTAAGAAGCAAGACTGCTGATTCTCATCTTGGTCACGTTTTTAACGATGGTCCAGGACCAAATGGACTTCGTTATTGCATTAATTCAGCTGCCCTAAGGTTTATTCCAAAAGAAGATCTTGAAAGAGAAGGATACGGGCAGTATACTCGTTTATTTGAATAA
- a CDS encoding MarR family winged helix-turn-helix transcriptional regulator gives MKSRQDKMYEMEALMRHVYKKLRQEMNQVYDKEMSRNEFFILKTLYEQGSRKSSDLSKMLNVSASHITAVTDSLIEKSWIQRVRSVQDRRIVDLHLTEEGKNTLELFEKKKTDFLLQKFNDFSDQDMENFITLFNKLLNA, from the coding sequence TTGAAAAGTCGGCAAGATAAAATGTATGAAATGGAAGCACTCATGCGACATGTTTATAAGAAATTACGACAAGAAATGAACCAGGTTTACGATAAAGAAATGTCAAGAAATGAGTTTTTCATTCTCAAAACACTCTATGAACAAGGTTCAAGAAAGTCATCAGACTTATCAAAAATGCTAAATGTATCAGCATCCCACATTACTGCAGTAACAGATTCTCTAATTGAAAAGAGCTGGATACAGCGTGTTCGATCTGTTCAAGACCGTAGAATTGTTGACCTTCATTTAACTGAAGAGGGTAAAAATACATTAGAATTATTTGAAAAAAAGAAGACTGACTTCTTATTACAAAAATTCAATGATTTTAGTGACCAAGATATGGAAAATTTCATCACCTTATTTAATAAACTATTAAACGCTTAA
- a CDS encoding DNA alkylation repair protein — protein sequence MSTPYLCPNCKTNRSRFNIIEQHVKSVKLNPQTGDLIEELEQASLDPFHVAYNGPQYKVQCGVCGLIEEELTFIKRAQLKQ from the coding sequence ATGTCAACCCCTTATTTATGTCCAAACTGCAAAACAAATCGTTCACGGTTTAATATTATTGAACAACATGTTAAATCGGTTAAATTAAATCCTCAAACTGGAGACCTTATTGAGGAATTAGAACAAGCATCTTTAGACCCCTTCCATGTAGCTTATAATGGACCTCAATATAAGGTGCAATGTGGCGTATGCGGTCTTATTGAGGAAGAACTAACATTTATTAAAAGAGCTCAGCTAAAACAATAA
- a CDS encoding alpha/beta fold hydrolase → MMERFTHNVGDNMISYMDQGIGHCVVLIHGFCGNHNYWKYIVPHLVKKNRVLTIDLRGHGESSTPRDSYEIAEMAEDISILLNSLQIDRATLVGHSLGGYIGLAFAEKHPEKLSGLALVHSTAFPDTEIGKVNRDRGIQKITAEGIVPFVNDLIPKLFSVKNANERKNEIDYVKSIGYKTSDYGAICALDAMKNRPDRNDVLRSLEVPVLLVAGREDQLIPLDRAFSVEKPTINHVVIEDCGHMSMLEQPDQLVDVLLHYLQTITDSKR, encoded by the coding sequence ATGATGGAGCGATTTACTCATAATGTAGGGGATAATATGATTTCTTACATGGACCAAGGTATAGGTCATTGTGTAGTATTAATTCATGGGTTTTGTGGTAATCACAATTATTGGAAGTATATCGTTCCACATTTAGTGAAAAAAAACAGAGTTCTTACAATTGATTTAAGGGGTCATGGGGAATCGAGTACCCCGAGGGATAGTTATGAAATAGCAGAGATGGCAGAAGATATTTCGATCCTTTTAAATTCTTTACAAATTGATCGTGCAACATTAGTAGGTCATTCATTAGGAGGATATATAGGTCTTGCCTTTGCAGAAAAACATCCTGAAAAACTTTCTGGCTTGGCTCTAGTGCATTCAACTGCGTTTCCTGATACAGAAATAGGAAAAGTAAACAGAGACAGGGGAATTCAAAAAATTACAGCTGAGGGGATCGTTCCTTTTGTTAATGATTTAATACCAAAGCTTTTTTCAGTCAAGAATGCAAATGAACGAAAGAATGAAATAGATTATGTGAAAAGCATTGGTTATAAAACATCTGATTATGGTGCAATATGTGCACTTGATGCGATGAAAAATAGACCTGATCGAAATGATGTGTTAAGAAGTCTCGAAGTGCCAGTTCTTTTAGTTGCAGGTAGAGAAGATCAACTTATTCCATTAGACCGTGCCTTTTCTGTTGAAAAACCAACTATAAATCATGTTGTGATTGAAGACTGTGGACATATGTCCATGCTTGAACAACCTGACCAATTAGTTGATGTTTTACTACATTATTTACAAACAATTACTGATAGTAAAAGATAA